In a single window of the Manis javanica isolate MJ-LG chromosome 16, MJ_LKY, whole genome shotgun sequence genome:
- the LOC108396298 gene encoding histone H3.1, with protein sequence MARTKQTARKSTGGKAPRKQLATKAARKSAPATGGVKKPHRYRPGTVALREIRRYQKSTELLIRKLPFQRLVREIAQDFKTDLRFQSSAVMALQEACEAYLVGLFEDTNLCAIHAKRVTIMPKDIQLARRIRGERA encoded by the coding sequence ATGGCTCGAACTAAGCAGACAGCTCGTAAGTCTACCGGTGGCAAGGCGCCACGAAAGCAGTTGGCCACCAAGGCTGCCCGCAAGAGCGCGCCGGCCACGGGCGGCGTGAAGAAGCCCCACCGCTACCGACCCGGCACGGTGGCGCTGCGCGAGATCCGCCGCTACCAGAAGTCCACTGAGCTGCTGATTCGCAAGCTGCCGTTCCAGCGTCTGGTGCGCGAGATCGCACAAGATTTCAAGACCGACCTGCGCTTCCAGAGCTCAGCGGTGATGGCGCTGCAGGAGGCGTGTGAGGCCTACCTGGTGGGGCTCTTCGAGGACACCAACCTGTGTGCCATCCACGCCAAACGTGTCACCATCATGCCCAAGGATATCCAGCTGGCGCGCCGCATCCGTGGGGAGAGAGCTTAA
- the LOC118968404 gene encoding histone H4 — MSGRGKGGKGLGKGGAKRHRKVLRDNIQGITKPAIRRLARRGGVKRISGLIYEETRGVLKVFLENVIRDAVTYTEHAKRKTVTAMDVVYALKRQGRTLYGFGG; from the coding sequence ATGTCAGGTCGCGGGAAGGGCGGGAAGGGCCTGGGCAAAGGCGGCGCCAAACGCCACCGCAAGGTGCTGCGGGACAACATCCAGGGGATTACCAAGCCTGCCATCCGCCGCCTTGCCCGGCGCGGCGGGGTCAAGCGCATCTCCGGCCTCATTTACGAGGAGACCCGCGGGGTGCTGAAGGTGTTCCTGGAGAACGTGATCCGGGACGCCGTCACCTACACCGAGCACGCCAAGCGCAAGACGGTCACGGCTATGGACGTGGTCTACGCGCTCAAGCGCCAGGGCCGCACCCTCTACGGTTTTGGCGGCTAG